A single region of the Phalacrocorax carbo chromosome 4, bPhaCar2.1, whole genome shotgun sequence genome encodes:
- the LOC135313222 gene encoding shootin-1-like: MAWAGEGVGQLAAILESESSEEVEEEEEEEEEAATVQQHPPLGQEVGEAEERLAELEQASQALLAELSALETEFEIERTCRQRAEAYAAQVKQENKQLKRLSLAPPASLAVPEEEPPAEDPDPDQHYGQQLEDLQEKISWLVAQRKDLTLQVQQLQRQNQDLQDQLEMGQGEQQRLQAALGTSQRALRSFKRVSQIVTQDYCEAVQQLELEQDLRLQAEAFAHEMLVQKKEANRQSMILLQSAGPSAQLLAALQEVGRLTRALEEARQEQQRRVKELEEQLGRRPEPAELDLAQAALAVAEDEKLQLKKQLQEAERRLVGLEEEVGSLQEKLAQVLPPQSQTPEPAAPTPPPPPPPLPPPAPAVPVE; encoded by the exons CCATCCTGGAGTCAGAAAGCAGcgaggaggtggaggaggaagaagaggaggaggaagaggcagctaCGGTGCAG cagcacccgcCCCTTGGCCAGGAGGTGGGCGAAGCGGAGGAGCGGCTGGCCGAGCTCGAGCAAG CGTCGCAGGCGCTGCTGGCCGAGCTCTCAGCGCTGGAGACAGAGTTTGAGATCGAGAGGACGTGCCGGCAGCGAGCCGAAGCCTACGCAGCCCAG GTGAAGCAGGAGAACAAGCAGCTGAAGCGGCTCAGCTTGGCCCCACCAGCCTCTCTGGCCGTGCCCGAGGAGGAGCCCCCCGCGGAGGACCCTGACCCTGACCAACACTATGGGCAGCAGCTCGAGG ATTTGCAGGAGAAGATCTCCTGGCTGGTGGCGCAGCGGAAGGACCTCACGCTCCAggtccagcagctgcagagacagAACCAAGACCTGCAGGACCAG ctggagatggggcagggggagcagcagcgcctgcaggcagccctgggcaccAGCCAGCGGGCACTGAGGTCCTTCAAGAGAG TGTCCCAGATCGTCACCCAGGATTACTGCGAGGcagtgcagcagctggagctggagcaggaccTGCGCCTGCAAGCCGAAGCCTTCGCCCACGAG ATGCTGGTGCAAAAGAAGGAGGCGAACAGGCAGAGCATGATCCTGCTGCAGAGCGCGGGGCCCAGCgcccagctgctggcagccctgcaggagGTGGGACGCCTGACCCGGGCGCTGGAggaggccaggcaggagcagcagcggCGG gtgaaggagctggaggagcagctggggaggcGGCCGGAGCCGGCGGAGCTGGATCTGGCCcaagctgccctggctgtggcagaGGATGAGAAGTTGcagctgaagaagcagctgcaggaggccGAGAGGCggctggtggggctggaggaggaag TGGGGTCGCTGCAGGAGAAGCTGGCCCAGGTCCTGCCGCCGCAGAGCCAGACCCCCGAGCCGGCTGCGCCCAcaccgccgccaccgccgccgccgctgccacCGCCTGCACCCGCTGTCCCCGTGGAGTAA